In one window of Juglans regia cultivar Chandler chromosome 3, Walnut 2.0, whole genome shotgun sequence DNA:
- the LOC109003350 gene encoding uncharacterized protein LOC109003350 — protein MNTWSAMVSSRLLLFSLAIFMLIAVVVGQPAFDLNSFCSSGESDCTAKRTSDACIQHHLRRSSLSSYSNGSPHIHLRLPHSNGSNIVDLFMWNTPFCQTDFRLTVVLKTSGKYRISWRSPPRAAAALGFYHTCTGEDSDIVYGQALRRGDVNSTVCRICIQTATKEILKQCVSEDAMIWFELCLVRYDSVQSVYMSGSFTTGKFINRRYNASFHWLLDALRPLPASQGNKHPKRLKHQKLAIGRHLLVYNNLSINPPNLGKKERANNGRVRRESTLPNTIRERRKISERTTRKEREQRKKRKSFLPKMISLEQ, from the exons ATGAACACGTGGTCGGCAATGGTTTCCTCAAGATTGCTTCTTTTCAGCCTTGCTATTTTCATGCTAATTGCTGTAGTCGTCGGGCAGCCAGCCTTTGATCTAAACTCTTTTTGTTCATCTGGAGAGAGCGACTGCACTGCTAAACGTACATCCGACGCATGCATCCAACATCACCTCCGCCGCTCCTCCCTGTCATCCTACTCAAATGGTTCTCCCCACATCCATTTGAGATTACCCCACTCGAACGGCTCCAATATTGTTGATTTATTCATGTGGAACACGCCATTTTGTCAAACAGATTTTAGATTAACTGTGGTACTCAAAACATCCGGAAAATATAGGATTTCATGGAGGAGCCCACCTCGTGCTGCAGCAGCACTTG GTTTCTACCACACCTGCACTGGAGAGGACTCCGATATAGTCTATGGACAGGCGCTTCGCAGAGGGGATGTCAACTCCACAGTTTGTCGGATTTGTATACAGACTGCAACCAAGGAAATCTTAAAGCAGTGCGTAAGTGAAGATGCTATGATATGGTTTGAACTCTGTTTGGTCCGGTATGACTCGGTTCAATCGGTTTACATGAGTGGTTCTTTTACCACCGGTAAGTTCATAAACCGACGGTACAACGCAAGTTTTCACTGGTTGCTCGACGCCCTCCGGCCCCTCCCAGCTTCTCAAG GCAACAAACACCCAAAAAGATTGAAGCACCAAAAACTCGCGATAGGACGCCATCTCCTAGTATACAACAACCTTTCTATAAACCCTCCGAATTTGGGCAAGAAGGAAAGG GCCAACAATGGTAGAGTGAGGAGAGAGAGCACACTGCCAAATACAAtaagagagaggagaaagatATCAGAGCGCACGACGAGAAAAGAGAGGGagcaaaggaagaaaagaaaaa GTTTccttcccaaaatgatttctcttgaacaatga
- the LOC109003351 gene encoding cysteine-rich receptor-like protein kinase 25 isoform X2 → MGLPSFDVSMILIMVLYLLGFLNLSSAAVPNYRVHVCPNDTTYTPNSTYQVNLSYLLSSLSSNATREGGFYNATAGQTPDTSTYGLFLCRGDLSTDTCRDCVAFAATEIVRVYCPVEKVAVIWYDECMLRYSNRSIFSTMQERPGYFMWNTRNATQPDQFRRLAVSTLNDLVPRAANATSGAKKFAVKAVTNASGLQELQTLYSLVQCTPDINSSDCSTCLRKAITSLPKCGPCDGKEGGRVLSPSCNVRFETYPFYLTQSAAAPAPTPIPVLLSPARGKDKISTITIVIIVASIAVSLVIFSVSYCFLRRRARKKKPNALPEENANEITTVESLQFDFATIEAATNKFSDDNKLGGGGFGEVYKGTFPNGQDIAVKRLSGSSEQGAEEFKNEIVVVAKLQHRSLVRLLGFCLEGREKMLVYEFVPNKSLDYFLFGPDKQRLLDWPSRYKIIRGIARGILYIHEDSRLKVIHRDLKASNILLDEEMNPKISDFGMARLFGVDQTEGNTNRIVGTYGYMSPEYAMQGQFSAKSDVYSFGVLVLEILSGKNNASFYESDTAVDLLTYAWKHWSNGTSFELLDPTLGDSYATNEVIQCIHIGLLCVQENPDDRPTMASIVVMLESYSVTLPTPEKPAFFLQGGLNQSSRPTKELESDRSSSKSIPLSVDESKITEVYPR, encoded by the exons atGGGCTTGCCCTCTTTCGACGTCTCCATGATCCTAATTATGGTTCTATACTTGCTCGGTTTCCTTAACCTTTCCAGTGCAGCAGTACCAAATTACAGAGTCCATGTATGCCCAAATGATACCACTTACACCCCAAACAGCACCTACCAAGTTAACCTCAGTTACCTGCTCTCTTCCCTTTCCTCAAATGCCACGCGTGAAGGTGGTTTCTACAACGCTACCGCCGGCCAAACTCCTGACACTTCAACTTACGGCCTCTTCCTCTGCCGTGGTGACCTCAGCACAGATACCTGTCGAGATTGCGTGGCCTTCGCCGCCACAGAGATTGTTCGGGTGTACTGCCCTGTTGAAAAAGTGGCCGTGATAtggtatgatgaatgcatgTTACGTTACTCAAACCGGTCAATCTTCTCCACCATGCAGGAAAGACCtggatattttatgtggaaCACGAGGAATGCAACACAGCCAGACCAGTTCCGTCGGTTGGCGGTATCCACATTGAATGACTTAGTGCCTCGGGCCGCAAATGCTACGTCCGGTGCTAAGAAATTTGCGGTGAAGGCGGTCACAAATGCTTCGGGATTGCAGGAATTGCAAACCCTATACAGCCTTGTCCAGTGCACCCCGGACATAAATAGCTCCGATTGCAGTACGTGTCTTCGGAAAGCCATCACAAGCCTCCCCAAATGTGGTCCATGTGATGGGAAGGAAGGGGGTAGAGTTCTGAGTCCAAGTTGCAACGTCAGGTTCGAAACATACCCATTTTACTTGACACAATCAGCCGCTGCACCCGCACCGACACCGATACCTGTGCTCCTCTCTCCGGCTCGAG GAAAAGACAAAATATCAACGATAACAATTGTCATCATTGTTGCTTCAATTGCTGTCTCTCTGGTGATCTTCTCTGTGAGCTACTGCTTCTTAAGAAGGAGAGCAAGAAAGAAGAAGCCCAATGCTCTACCCGAGGAAAATG CCAATGAGATTACAACTGTCGAGTCCTTGCAATTTGATTTTGCTACAATTGAGGCTGCCACAAACAAGTTCTCAGATGATAACAAGCTGGGTGGAGGTGGATTTGGTGAGGTTTACAAG GGTACATTTCCCAATGGACAAGATATAGCTGTAAAGAGGCTCTCAGGAAGTTCTGAACAGGGTGCAGAGGAATTTAAGAATGAAATTGTTGTGGTAGCCAAGCTTCAACATCGAAGCCTTGTGAGGCTATTGGGATTTTGCTTGGAAGGGAGGGAAAAGATGCTCGTCTATGAATTTGTGCCCAACAAAAGCCTTGACTATTTTCTGTTTG GACCTGACAAGCAAAGACTATTGGATTGGCCAAGTCGATACAAGATTATTAGAGGAATTGCTCGAGGAATCCTTTATATTCACGAAGATTCTCGCCTTAAAGTCATACACCGAGATCTTAAAGCCAGTAACATCCTGTTAGACGAGGAAATGAAtccaaaaatttcagattttggtaTGGCAAGGCTTTTTGGAGTTGACCAAACGGAAGGAAATACCAATAGGATTGTCGGGACATA TGGTTACATGTCTCCAGAATATGCAATGCAAGGACAGTTTTCGGCAAAATCGGATGTATATAGTTTTGGTGTCCTAGTACTAGAGATATTAAGTGGCAAAAACAACGCTTCTTTCTATGAATCAGACACTGCTGTGGACCTGTTGACCTAT GCTTGGAAACACTGGAGCAACGGGACATCCTTTGAGTTATTGGATCCGACTTTGGGAGATTCTTACGCAACAAATGAAGTGATTCAATGCATCCATATTGGCTTACTTTGTGTTCAAGAAAATCCAGACGACAGACCAACAATGGCATCAATAGTTGTCATGCTTGAGAGTTACTCTGTTACTTTGCCAACACCTGAAAAGCCAGCATTTTTCCTCCAAGGTGGATTGAATCAGTCAAGCAGGCCGACCAAAGAGCTGGAGTCAGATCGATCTTCGAGCAAGTCAATTCCATTGTCTGTCGATGAATCAAAGATTACTGAAGTATACCCTCGATAG
- the LOC109003351 gene encoding cysteine-rich receptor-like protein kinase 25 isoform X1, with amino-acid sequence MGLPSFDVSMILIMVLYLLGFLNLSSAAVPNYRVHVCPNDTTYTPNSTYQVNLSYLLSSLSSNATREGGFYNATAGQTPDTSTYGLFLCRGDLSTDTCRDCVAFAATEIVRVYCPVEKVAVIWYDECMLRYSNRSIFSTMQERPGYFMWNTRNATQPDQFRRLAVSTLNDLVPRAANATSGAKKFAVKAVTNASGLQELQTLYSLVQCTPDINSSDCSTCLRKAITSLPKCGPCDGKEGGRVLSPSCNVRFETYPFYLTQSAAAPAPTPIPVLLSPARGKDKISTITIVIIVASIAVSLVIFSVSYCFLRRRARKKKPNALPEENAANEITTVESLQFDFATIEAATNKFSDDNKLGGGGFGEVYKGTFPNGQDIAVKRLSGSSEQGAEEFKNEIVVVAKLQHRSLVRLLGFCLEGREKMLVYEFVPNKSLDYFLFGPDKQRLLDWPSRYKIIRGIARGILYIHEDSRLKVIHRDLKASNILLDEEMNPKISDFGMARLFGVDQTEGNTNRIVGTYGYMSPEYAMQGQFSAKSDVYSFGVLVLEILSGKNNASFYESDTAVDLLTYAWKHWSNGTSFELLDPTLGDSYATNEVIQCIHIGLLCVQENPDDRPTMASIVVMLESYSVTLPTPEKPAFFLQGGLNQSSRPTKELESDRSSSKSIPLSVDESKITEVYPR; translated from the exons atGGGCTTGCCCTCTTTCGACGTCTCCATGATCCTAATTATGGTTCTATACTTGCTCGGTTTCCTTAACCTTTCCAGTGCAGCAGTACCAAATTACAGAGTCCATGTATGCCCAAATGATACCACTTACACCCCAAACAGCACCTACCAAGTTAACCTCAGTTACCTGCTCTCTTCCCTTTCCTCAAATGCCACGCGTGAAGGTGGTTTCTACAACGCTACCGCCGGCCAAACTCCTGACACTTCAACTTACGGCCTCTTCCTCTGCCGTGGTGACCTCAGCACAGATACCTGTCGAGATTGCGTGGCCTTCGCCGCCACAGAGATTGTTCGGGTGTACTGCCCTGTTGAAAAAGTGGCCGTGATAtggtatgatgaatgcatgTTACGTTACTCAAACCGGTCAATCTTCTCCACCATGCAGGAAAGACCtggatattttatgtggaaCACGAGGAATGCAACACAGCCAGACCAGTTCCGTCGGTTGGCGGTATCCACATTGAATGACTTAGTGCCTCGGGCCGCAAATGCTACGTCCGGTGCTAAGAAATTTGCGGTGAAGGCGGTCACAAATGCTTCGGGATTGCAGGAATTGCAAACCCTATACAGCCTTGTCCAGTGCACCCCGGACATAAATAGCTCCGATTGCAGTACGTGTCTTCGGAAAGCCATCACAAGCCTCCCCAAATGTGGTCCATGTGATGGGAAGGAAGGGGGTAGAGTTCTGAGTCCAAGTTGCAACGTCAGGTTCGAAACATACCCATTTTACTTGACACAATCAGCCGCTGCACCCGCACCGACACCGATACCTGTGCTCCTCTCTCCGGCTCGAG GAAAAGACAAAATATCAACGATAACAATTGTCATCATTGTTGCTTCAATTGCTGTCTCTCTGGTGATCTTCTCTGTGAGCTACTGCTTCTTAAGAAGGAGAGCAAGAAAGAAGAAGCCCAATGCTCTACCCGAGGAAAATG CAGCCAATGAGATTACAACTGTCGAGTCCTTGCAATTTGATTTTGCTACAATTGAGGCTGCCACAAACAAGTTCTCAGATGATAACAAGCTGGGTGGAGGTGGATTTGGTGAGGTTTACAAG GGTACATTTCCCAATGGACAAGATATAGCTGTAAAGAGGCTCTCAGGAAGTTCTGAACAGGGTGCAGAGGAATTTAAGAATGAAATTGTTGTGGTAGCCAAGCTTCAACATCGAAGCCTTGTGAGGCTATTGGGATTTTGCTTGGAAGGGAGGGAAAAGATGCTCGTCTATGAATTTGTGCCCAACAAAAGCCTTGACTATTTTCTGTTTG GACCTGACAAGCAAAGACTATTGGATTGGCCAAGTCGATACAAGATTATTAGAGGAATTGCTCGAGGAATCCTTTATATTCACGAAGATTCTCGCCTTAAAGTCATACACCGAGATCTTAAAGCCAGTAACATCCTGTTAGACGAGGAAATGAAtccaaaaatttcagattttggtaTGGCAAGGCTTTTTGGAGTTGACCAAACGGAAGGAAATACCAATAGGATTGTCGGGACATA TGGTTACATGTCTCCAGAATATGCAATGCAAGGACAGTTTTCGGCAAAATCGGATGTATATAGTTTTGGTGTCCTAGTACTAGAGATATTAAGTGGCAAAAACAACGCTTCTTTCTATGAATCAGACACTGCTGTGGACCTGTTGACCTAT GCTTGGAAACACTGGAGCAACGGGACATCCTTTGAGTTATTGGATCCGACTTTGGGAGATTCTTACGCAACAAATGAAGTGATTCAATGCATCCATATTGGCTTACTTTGTGTTCAAGAAAATCCAGACGACAGACCAACAATGGCATCAATAGTTGTCATGCTTGAGAGTTACTCTGTTACTTTGCCAACACCTGAAAAGCCAGCATTTTTCCTCCAAGGTGGATTGAATCAGTCAAGCAGGCCGACCAAAGAGCTGGAGTCAGATCGATCTTCGAGCAAGTCAATTCCATTGTCTGTCGATGAATCAAAGATTACTGAAGTATACCCTCGATAG
- the LOC109018777 gene encoding cysteine-rich receptor-like protein kinase 10, producing the protein MLLGLKLPSASSSSSNFCASLFVFVSLFISCVCPPRTEAAATYLRHFCLDEITTPNSTYRSNLNHLLAYLSSNATRTTGFYNATASSETSEDTVYGIFLCRGDLPAEACRDCAAGATKDLVQRCPEEEGAVGYYEECMLRYSSRYIFSSLAPDPNSLTSGNKNISDAIRFSELLRASFNELATGISDLGLGAKKFGTKEARFTSSQTVYTLVQCTPDLTGSDCNRCLQIAMSYLPGCCSGKESASALFPSCTVRYNVHPFYLTVNTSGARPNPLVPPPPGKGRSSSLTIIIVVASISVSTALFLMGYCFLRKRARTKYNAMQAENSKKSGTTDDISTLESLQFNFATIEAATEGFSVNNKLGEGGFGAVYKGTLTNGQQIAVKRLSKRSSQGGDEFKNEVVLVAKLQHRNLARLVGFCLEGEEKILVYEFVPNKSLDYFLYDPERQGQLDWSRRYKIIVGIARGILYLHEDSRLRIIHRDLKASNILLDGDMNPKVSDFGMAKIFGVDQTQGKTRRIAGTFGYMSPEYAMHGKFSVKSDVYSFGVLILEILSGKKISSFSQSDGSGHLLTYAWKHWRDGTPLELLDPSLGDSYSINEVIRCLHFGLLCVQDDPADRPTIASVVLMLNSYSVALSSPKQPAYWLHSRTEQKLPLKEPEADQSTSKSMSCTVNEVSVTELYPR; encoded by the exons ATGTTACTGGGCTTGAAGTTGCCGTCggcctcatcctcctcctccaactTCTGCGCCAGCCTCTTtgtatttgtttctttgtttatCAGCTGCGTTTGTCCACCGAGAACTGAAGCGGCTGCAACTTATCTGCGCCATTTCTGCTTGGACGAAATCACGACCCCTAACAGCACCTACCGATCCAACCTCAATCACCTCCTCGCTTATCTCTCATCAAACGCCACTCGCACCACCGGATTCTACAACGCCACCGCCTCCTCCGAAACCTCCGAGGACACCGTTTACGGCATATTCCTCTGTCGCGGTGACCTCCCCGCCGAAGCCTGCCGTGACTGTGCTGCCGGCGCAACCAAAGACCTTGTCCAGCGCTGCCCCGAGGAGGAAGGGGCCGTCGGTTATTACGAGGAATGCATGCTACGCTATTCAAGCCGGTATATCTTCTCCAGCTTGGCCCCTGACCCTAACTCTTTAACCTCGGGCAATAAGAACATTTCTGACGCAATCCGGTTTAGTGAGCTACTGAGGGCATCATTCAACGAGTTGGCAACCGGGATTTCAGATCTTGGGCTTGGGGCCAAGAAGTTTGGGACGAAGGAAGCGAGATTCACATCGTCACAAACTGTGTACACCCTTGTGCAGTGCACGCCGGATCTGACCGGTTCCGACTGTAATAGGTGTCTTCAGATAGCGATGTCGTATTTGCCAGGTTGCTGTAGTGGAAAGGAAAGCGCCTCAGCTCTCTTTCCCAGCTGCACAGTTAGGTACAATGTGCACCCGTTTTACCTGACTGTAAACACTTCGGGGGCAAGGCCTAATCCACTTGTTCCTCCACCTCCTG GAAAAGGTCGAAGCTCATCGCTGACTATTATTATCGTTGTTGCTTCAATTTCCGTCTCTACGGCGCTATTCCTTATGGGCTACTGCTTCCTCCGTAAGAGAGCAAGAACAAAATATAACGCTATGCAGGcggaaaatagtaaaaaaagtgGAACTACGGATGATATTTCCACTCTAGAGTCCTTGCAATTTAATTTTGCTACGATTGAAGCTGCAACAGAGGGGTTCTCAGTTAATAACAAGTTAGGTGAAGGAGGTTTTGGTGCGGTGTACAAG GGTACACTTACTAATGGACAACAAATTGCTGTGAAGAGGTTATCGAAAAGATCTAGTCAAGGGggagatgaatttaaaaatgagGTTGTATTAGTAGCCAAGCTTCAACACAGAAATCTTGCAAGGCTAGTGGGATTTTGCTTGGAAGGAGAGGAGAAGATTCTTGTATATGAATTTGTTCCCAACAAAAGCCTTGACTATTTTCTATATG ACCCTGAAAGGCAAGGACAACTGGACTGGTCTAGGCGTTACAAGATTATTGTAGGGATTGCTCGAGGAATTCTTTATCTTCACGAAGACTCTCGGCTTAGAATCATACATCGTGATCTTAAAGCCAGTAACATTTTGCTAGATGGGGATATGAATCCTAAAGTTTCTGATTTTGGCATGGCGAAGATTTTTGGAGTTGATCAAACACAGGGAAAGACCCGTAGGATTGCCGGCACATT TGGTTACATGTCTCCAGAATATGCCATGCATGGAAAATTCTCTGTAAAATCTGATGTGTACAGTTTTGGAGTCTTAATTCTAGAGATTTTAAGTGGCAAGAAGATCAGTTCTTTCTCTCAATCAGATGGTTCTGGACACCTTTTAACCTAT GCTTGGAAACATTGGCGGGACGGGACACCCTTGGAGTTGTTGGATCCATCCTTGGGAGATTCTTACTCAATAAATGAAGTCATTAGATGTCTCCATTTTGGATTACTTTGTGTACAGGATGACCCAGCCGACAGGCCAACAATAGCATCGGTAGTTCTAATGCTAAACAGTTACTCTGTTGCTTTGTCCTCGCCTAAACAACCAGCGTATTGGCTTCATAGTCGAACAGAGCAAAAACTGCCATTAAAGGAGCCGGAGGCGGATCAATCCACAAGCAAATCAATGTCATGCACCGTCAACGAAGTATCTGTTACTGAGCTGTACCCTCGATAG